The window ACCACTAAAGTCGATCAACTTTTAGCTATAATTGGTGAAGAAGGTGAAGATGTTTCAGCATTATTAAGCGGTGCTGAGGATAAACAAGAGGAAGCTACTGAAGAGAAAGAAGAAGAGGCATCAAGTGCTGATGAGGCAACTTCAGAATCAGAAACACTTCCAGAAGGAGTAGTCGTTGTTACTATGCCAAGGTTAAGTGATACCATGGAAGAAGGTACTGTTGCTACTTGGTTGAAAAAAGTAGGAGATGTAGTAGAGGAAGGTGATATTTTAGCTGAAATCGAAACAGATAAAGCCACAATGGAATTTGAATCGTTCCAGTCTGGTACGTTATTATATATTGGATTAGGAGAAGGTGATTCTGCTAAGGTTGATGCTTTATTAGCTATTATTGGCCCTGCAGGAACAGAGGTTTCAGGTATTGCCAAAAGCTTTAAAGCTTCAGTAAATGATGCTGCTAAAACAGAAGAGTCTCCAAAAACAACAGCAGTTAAAACGGAAACACCAAAGCAAGAGACTAAAACAGTTTCAGCACCTCCAGTACAAAATACAAATACAGCAACAGGACGTATATTTGTATCGCCTTTAGCTAAAAAAATGGCTGAAGAAAAAGGAATCGATTTAGTTCAGGTGAAGGGATCAGGAGAAAACGGACGTATTGTAAAACGCGATATTGAAAACTTTACTCCAGCTGCAGTAGTAGCACAATCTTCTGCGCCAGTGGCTAAATTTGTAGCTTCAGGACAAGAAGATTTTGATGAGAAACCTAACTCGCAAATGCGTAAAGCAATTGCTAAAAACTTAGCGAAGTCTAAGTTTACAGCACCTCATTACTACTTAAATGTGGAGTTTGATATGGATAATGCTATGGCATTTAGAGCGCAGTATAACTCTATTCCAGATACTAAAATTTCATTTAACGATATGATTGTTAAAGCTTGTGCTTTAGCATTACGTCAACATCCGCAAGTTAACTCACAGTGGTTTGATGATAAAATGAGATTAAATAATCACGTACATATTGGAGTAGCGGTTGCTGTAGAAGACGGATTGCTTGTACCAGTTGTAAAGTTTGCTAATGAGCAGTCTTTACCTCAAATTGGTGCAGCGGTCAGAGACTTTGCAGGACGTGCTAGAAAGAAAAAATTATCTTTAGACGAGATGGAAGGTAGTACGTTTACTATTTCTAATTTAGGAATGTTTGGTATCGAAAGCTTTACATCTATTATAAATCAACCTAACTCGGCAATATTATCTGTTGGTGCTATTGTAGCAAAACCAGTAGTTAAAAATGGTCAAGTTGTAGCGGGTAACACAATGAAGTTAACACTAGCTTGTGACCACAGAACGGTAGATGGTGCGACAGGATCTCAATTCCTTCAAACATTAAAAGGATATATTGAAAATCCAGTAACGATGTTAGTATAATAGTTTCGCTTTAGCGGAATTAAAAATCATATAAAATCCCATTTCAATATAATTGATTTGGGATTTTTTTATCTTTAAACTCAAATCCATTCAAATGAAAAAAATAATTTTATTAGTATCTGTTTTTACTGTTTTAGTGTCTTGTAAGACTAAAGTCAGTGAGCCTTTAAAAACAGAAGAGTATACAGTAACCACGCAAGAAATAAAAGATATCGTGGGTTACTTGGCTTCCGATGATTTAAAAGGTCGAGACGTAGGAAGTCCAGGTATTGCCGAAGCAGCTACTTTTGTAGAGTCTAAACTAAAATCTTATGGAGTCAAACCTTATTTTGAGACGTATCGTGACAATTTTAAAGTAGGCGATTTAGACGCTTTTAATGTGGTTGGATATTTGGAAGGTACTGATGCAGATTTAAAAAATGAATATATTGTTATCGGTGCGCATTACGATCATATTGGACAAATTACTACCGTAGAAAATGATAGTATTGCTAATGGTGCAAACGATAATGCTGCAGGAACAAGCGGCGTTTTAGCTATGGCAAAATACTTTGGCGCTAAAAAAAGCAATAAAAGAAGTTTGTTGTTTGTTACTTTTTCGGCTGAGGAGAAAGGATTAATAGGATCAAAACATTTAGCAAAACGTTTAAAAGAAGCTGATCTTAATGTATATACCATGATTAATTTAGAGATGATTGGTGTGCCATTTAAGGATAGAGACTATCAGGCATTTATAACCGGTTATGATAAATCTAATCTGGCGGAAGTGATGAATACTTATGCTGGAGAAAAATTTGTAGGATTCTCTGATGTTGCAGCAAAATATAGCTTGTTTAAACGGTCGGATAATTATGCTTTTTATGAAGCTTTTAATGTCCCAAGTCATACAGTATCGTCTTGCGACTTAACTAACTTTGATTTTTATCACCATGTTAATGATGAGGTGGATCAATTAGATTATCCTTTCATGACTAACTTAATAAACACATTGGCTCCAGTTATAGAGAAAATGACAAATGCAGAAACACAAGAAATCAAATTAAATTAAATGAAAGCTAAAAATATAATTATAACAGGTACTAGTCGTGGTATTGGTTTCGAGTTAGTGCATATTTTTGCTAATCAAGGACATAATGTATTAGCCTTGTCTAGAAATGCACAACCCGTAAACAATCTTCATTTTGATAACATAACATCTTTTGCTTTTGATTTAGGAAATCAGGAGGATTATAAAAAAGTTGCTGATTTTGTTAAAGACGAGTGGAAACATGTTGATGTCTTAATAAATAATGCAGGAACACTATTAAATAAACCTTTTGCGGAGACGACTATGGAAGCGTTTGAAACCGTGTATCGTACTAACGTTTTTGGAGTCGCAGAGATGACAAGAACAGTCCTTCCGTTTATGAACAAAGACGGTCACGTTGTTACAGTTAGTTCAATGGGCGGTGTACAGGGTAGTATGAAGTTTGCAGGATTGTCTGCTTATAGTTCTAGTAAAGGAGCTGTAATAACGCTTACAGAGCTTTTAGCGGAAGAGTATAAAGAAACTGGGCCTTCATTTAATGTGTTGGCTTTAGGAGCAGTGCAAACAGAGATGTTAGAGGAAGCTTTCCCTGGTTATGAAGCACCTAATACAGCAAAACAAATGGCCGATTATATGGCCAATTTTGCTTTAACAGGACAGCAACTGTATAATGGTAAACTATTACAAGTCTCTAGTTCTACCCCGTAAATAAAAAAAGCAGCTGATTTATAAATCAGCTGCTTTTTTATAGTATTTAGTTTATTTGCGCTAGAGAGCAGCATAAGCTTCAGTAATTATAAAGCGATTTTCAGGAAAAACATTGTACTCAAAGACTCTAATAATTTGTATTAATTGCTTATTGTCTCTTATTCTGTAGATCTTTTTTATGTTAGTTGCTAACTTAAAAGGCTGGGTGCTTTTATTGATACTTGGATTTGTATTGTATAAAAATAAAACAGGACTCTTTTTAGGTTGTAAGCATTTAGACTTTTTAGAGATATTGGTCGCAAAATTATAATTGATTTGGATAACATCTTTTTCGGAATCTATTTTGTTTTGGATAGTCAGAAGATGATGATGTTGTCCGTATTGCGTTACTTGTAAGTAATCGATAGGATTTGTATTTTTGTCGACATTTTGTTGCGCATGAATTGTATTTAAACACAGTGCAAACAGGAGAATAATAGCGTATCTCATTGTTAATTAGTAGGTTGTTTGTTTAGAAGTCCGTTATGGGTTTTGACAAGAAACCACTTTTTTAGGTGTAATCCAAACAATTCGCTAGCTTTAATTTATCTTTTTAACATTTTACCTATGGCTTTAACATCTTCTAACCCAATAACATTAGGCGTCACTGCTCCCCAATTTTTATTATTTAATACCGTAACGGAAGAAGAGCTTAGTTTGAATGCTCTTAAAGGAGAAAAAGGGACTGTAATTATGTTTATATGTAATCATTGTCCTTTTGTGATTCATATTAATGAGATATTGGTTGCGTTAGCAAATACCTATCAACAAAAAGGAATCAACTTTATTGCGATAAGTAGTAATGATGTGGAAAATTATCCACAAGATGGTCCCGATAAAATGAAGCAGTTAGCCAAGGATTTAAACTACCCTTTCCCTTATTTGTATGATGCTACTCAAGACGTGGCTAAAGCTTATGATGCTGCTTGTACTCCTGATTTTTATCTTTTTGATAGCCAATTAAAAGCGACCTATCATGGTCAGTTAGATACGTCTAGACCTGGGAATGGTATACCAGTGACTGGTATAGATTTGATAAAAGCAATGGAGGCTGTTTTAGATAAGGCCCAACCGTTAGCGGAACAAAAACCCAGTATGGGTTGTGGTATTAAATGGAAAAAAGACTAATTAATACGCTTTTGTAATGTGCCTATAGTTGTAATGCCTGCTCGATGCTAGCTTTGTATGCTTTAGTATAACGCTCTCCAAAAGTATCAATCACAATGGCTACAGCTAAGTGAATCATTACGGCGGTGAAAATGCCAAAATAGATTGGCTTTAAATTTAGTTTAGAAAGGACGATAGCTAAAGCCATAAATACAATGCCATAAATTAATTTTAGTATAAAAAAGGAGTTCAAATTTTTGTCAACGACAATTTTGTCTGCTTGTAAATAAGCAATAGTATCCTCTTCAAAATGGTCTATTTTACGTGTAACATTAGCTTGGTTATTCACAAAAAAATAACAGTTATAAAAAGACTAGCTTCTATTAGACCTAAGATAAGCAGTGTTATCGCAAATATTTTAAACTGGGGTTTACTAATGTAAAATATAGCGCCAGTTGCCATGGATAATAATCCAATAATTCCTGCACTTAAACCTAGTAAGCGTTCACTTTGTAAATAGTGCTGTACAAATTCCATATGCCTTTGATTTGAGATTTCAATTTACTTAATTTTTTAAATGAAAGTCATTTTAAATTAATTTACTTTTGTCAAAAATCAAGAAAATGAAGCAAACAACAAACACCATATTAATGATTCGCCCTGTAAATTTCAGGATGAACGAGCAAACTGCAGTTAATAATTATTTTCAGGAAGATATTAATATTAAAAATGCAGAAATTAATACAAAAGCACAAGAAGAATTTGATGCGTTTGTAGAAAAATTAAGAGCTGTTGGTGTTACTGTTATTGTAGAAAATGATGATATATCTGTAGATACACCGGATTCTATTTTTCCAAATAACTGGGTTAGTTTTCATCAAAATGGAGATGTTGCGATGTATCCGATGTTTGCAGAAAACAGAAGAAAAGAAAGACGTGAAGCTATTTTTGTTAGATTAGAAAAAGAAGGTTATAAAATTAATAATATTACGGATTACACATCGGCGGAAGAAGAAGGTGTGTTTTTGGAAGGTACAGGCAGTTTATTATTAGATAGAGCTAATAGTATTGCGTATTGTGCATTATCACCAAGAGCGGATGAGGATTTATTTATAGAATTCTGTGAGGATTTTGAATATACACCAGTAGTTTTTACAGCAAACCAAACGGTAGAAGATAAACGTTTACCAATTTATCATACTAATGTCATGATGTGTTTAGCAGAAACCTTTGCGGTTATTTGTTTAGATACGATTGACGATAAAAAGGAGCGTAAAAATGTGTTGTCTCATTTAAAAGACACAGGTAAAAAGGTAATTACTATTACAGAGCAGCAAATGAATCAATTTGCAGGTAATATGTTACAGTTAAAAGGAAAAGATGAGGTATTGTATTTAGTAATGAGTCAAGCGGCTCATGATAGTTTAACACCAGCTCAAAAAGCAGATATTGAAGCACATTGCCCAATCTTATCAAGTAGTTTAGAGACTATTGAGACTTGTGGTGGTGGAAGTGCGCGCTGTATGATGGCTGAGGTTTTTCTACCAAAGGCATAAGATTAATTTATCATCAGTGTAAATCTTATTTTTAGGGAGTTCTACATAAAAAGTGCTCCCTATATTTAACTGGCTGTCTACCCAAATAGTGCCCTTATTTAGTGTCACTAATTCTTTACAAATAGTCAGTCCTAAGCCAGTCCCTTTTTCTTTATTAATTATCTTCAAATAGCTTAGCTTGATTAGCTTTATCTATTCCAACACCTGTATGGGAGATGCTAAGTAGCACTTTCTTATTATTCATTGTATTAGACATGGTAATGCTATCGCCTCTATTACATAACTTGACAACATTAGCCAGTAGGTTTTGCATTATACCGTGGTTATTCTTTAATTTAGTATTCGCATTAATATAATAAATAGATTGTAAAATTTAGTTTGTTTTTTAAGACAGTAATAATTTTGATGATGTTGCCTTGTTTGTCATTCATTTTAGTTTCAAAACAAATCATTTCAGCTAAACCTATTTTTGTTATTTATTGTTTTTTGACTTTAATCACGCGTTTTATTTACCGCTTAAAAAAGCCACAGTTTTATTTATAAGTTATTATAATTGGTACTAATAAGCAGGATTAAATCTACTGTTTTCATACAATAAATACTATATTTGCGCTTTCAAAAATACAACAAATGAGTCTTCAAAATACCTTAGAGCAACACGTTAAACAAGCAGTAAAATCCATTTATAGCGCAGATTTACCAGCGGTAGAGTTTCAAGCAACACGTAAAGAGTTTGCTGGAGATATTACAGTGGTGGTTTTTCCAATGCTAAGGGTGGTTAAAGGTAATCCTGTGCAAATAGGAGAGGCTATTGGTAATTATTTGTTAGAAAACGTCACCGAAGTCGAAGGGTTTAATGTGGTTAAAGGGTTTTTAAATCTAGAGATTCAGGCGTCCTATTTTGTAAACTATTTTAATAGTATTAAGGAGCAAGAAACGTTTGGTTTTGTTGACGCTTCCGCGGAAAATAAAGCCGTTATGGTAGAGTATTCTTCGCCAAACACAAACAAACCATTACACCTTGGACACATCCGAAACAATTTATTAGGGTACAGTGTGGCCGAAATAATTAAAGCGTCCGGTAAAAAAGTATATAAAACACAAATTATAAACGATAGAGGGATACATATTTGTAAAAGTATGTTGGCTTGGCAACGTTTTGGAAATGCCGAAACTCCTGAATCTACAGGATTAAAAGGTGACAAATTAGTTGGTAATTACTACGTTAAATTTGATCAAGAATATAAAAAGGAAATTGCAACTTTAATAACTGAGGGTAAAACCGAAGATGAGGCTAAAAAAGAAGCGCCAATTTTAGTTGCCGCACAACACATGCTTCAAAAGTGGGAAGCAGGAGATAAAGACGTTGTAACATTATGGGAAACCATGAATGGATGGGTATATAAAGGGTTTGAAGAAACTTATAATAACCTAGGGGTTGATTTTGATAATTTGTATTACGAAAGTCAAACCTACCTTTTGGGTAAAGAGTTTGTTGCCGAAGGTTTAAAATCAGGTGTGTTCTTTAAAAAAGAAGATGGATCGGTTTGGTGCGATTTAACTGCCGATGGTTTAGACGAAAAAATTGTACTACGTTCTGACGGAACAGCAGTGTACATGACGCAAGATATAGGAACAGCTATCCAACGTGTTAAAGATTATCCAGATGTTGGCGGAATGGTTTATACGGTGGGTAATGAGCAAGAATACCATTTTCAAGTGCTGTTTTTAATTATTAAAAAGTTAGGATTTGATTGGGCTAAAAATCTATTTCATTTAAGTTATGGTATGGTCGATTTACCATCAGGAAAAATGAAGAGTAGAGAAGGGACTGTTGTAGATGCCGATGATTTAATTGTCGAAATGGCAGACACCGCAAAAACCATATCTGAAGATTTAGGGAAATTAGAAGGGTATACAGATCAGGAAAAAACAGACTTATATAAAACGATTGGTTTAGGAGCTTTAAAATATTACATTTTAAAAGTAGACCCTAAAAAACGTATTTTGTTTGATCCAAAGGATTCAATCGATTTTCAGGGTAATACAGGACCTTTTATACAGTATACGTATGCTAGAATCCAATCTATCTTACGTAAAGCAGGAGTAGACACTACGGTAACGCTAAGTGCGGATCAAGTAACGTTAGAAGATAAGGAGCGTGAGTTAATCAAGCAGTTGCAATTATTTCCGGAGGTTATCCAACAAGCAGCAACTAATCATAGTCCAGCATTAATCGCAAATTATACTTACGATCTGGTAAAAGCCTTTAATAGCTTTTATCAAAATGTGTCTATACTAGGTGCAAATACTCAAAATGAAATTATATTTAGAGTACAGTTATCTCATGCAGTTGCAAATACTATAAAAAATGCTTTTAGCTTATTAGGTGTGGCAGTGCCAGAACGTATGTAAGTTTAAAATTTTACGATATTAAAAAACGCTTTCAATTATTTGAAAGCGTTTTTTTTGTTGATTATTTTTTAACGAAGCGTAGTGTTTGTTAGAATATGTAACACAACCGAGTCAGCACATCCCGTCAGTTCGAGTGGTTTGTGAAGCGTGAGCAAATTAATTGTATCGAGAACTATTTAGAGGTACAATAGTTTATATTTATTCTTCTTCTCTTGAGTTATATTGGTCAATAAAGGTGTGTAATTCATTTTCCATGTCTGCAGTCGGAAAATATTGTTCCATTTCAAGATCATATTCTATCCATTTTTTTAAGCCAGCGTCTTTAGCAAAGGCGAATAATTTTTGTTCTAATGTTTCCGTTTTTTTTGAGATACGGTCAACTTCTGTTTTATGGCTGTTTATCATCCATTCTCCACAAAAGGTTAAGGTTAATAAGGTTTTGTATTCCTCTTTTGTTAGTTCTATTGTCATGATTTTTATTCGATAGGTTCGTTTGGTAAGTTTTTTAAATTTTTTATATACCTGTCATTATCAAACGTTTTTCCCATTTGAATAATTTCAAACAATTCAAGAGTCACACACTGCTCTATCATTTGTTTAGTTTGGGCGTCTGTAAATCCAGTTTGTAGTAACTGTTTATATACGATTTTTGTTTCCGGAGGATCATTGTTTTTTAGTTGGTTTTTT is drawn from Psychroserpens sp. NJDZ02 and contains these coding sequences:
- the ctlX gene encoding citrulline utilization hydrolase CtlX — translated: MKQTTNTILMIRPVNFRMNEQTAVNNYFQEDINIKNAEINTKAQEEFDAFVEKLRAVGVTVIVENDDISVDTPDSIFPNNWVSFHQNGDVAMYPMFAENRRKERREAIFVRLEKEGYKINNITDYTSAEEEGVFLEGTGSLLLDRANSIAYCALSPRADEDLFIEFCEDFEYTPVVFTANQTVEDKRLPIYHTNVMMCLAETFAVICLDTIDDKKERKNVLSHLKDTGKKVITITEQQMNQFAGNMLQLKGKDEVLYLVMSQAAHDSLTPAQKADIEAHCPILSSSLETIETCGGGSARCMMAEVFLPKA
- a CDS encoding thioredoxin family protein — encoded protein: MALTSSNPITLGVTAPQFLLFNTVTEEELSLNALKGEKGTVIMFICNHCPFVIHINEILVALANTYQQKGINFIAISSNDVENYPQDGPDKMKQLAKDLNYPFPYLYDATQDVAKAYDAACTPDFYLFDSQLKATYHGQLDTSRPGNGIPVTGIDLIKAMEAVLDKAQPLAEQKPSMGCGIKWKKD
- a CDS encoding M28 family peptidase; its protein translation is MKKIILLVSVFTVLVSCKTKVSEPLKTEEYTVTTQEIKDIVGYLASDDLKGRDVGSPGIAEAATFVESKLKSYGVKPYFETYRDNFKVGDLDAFNVVGYLEGTDADLKNEYIVIGAHYDHIGQITTVENDSIANGANDNAAGTSGVLAMAKYFGAKKSNKRSLLFVTFSAEEKGLIGSKHLAKRLKEADLNVYTMINLEMIGVPFKDRDYQAFITGYDKSNLAEVMNTYAGEKFVGFSDVAAKYSLFKRSDNYAFYEAFNVPSHTVSSCDLTNFDFYHHVNDEVDQLDYPFMTNLINTLAPVIEKMTNAETQEIKLN
- a CDS encoding cell wall metabolism sensor histidine kinase WalK, giving the protein MTLNKGTIWVDSQLNIGSTFYVELPKNKIYTDDKLILCLW
- the argS gene encoding arginine--tRNA ligase encodes the protein MSLQNTLEQHVKQAVKSIYSADLPAVEFQATRKEFAGDITVVVFPMLRVVKGNPVQIGEAIGNYLLENVTEVEGFNVVKGFLNLEIQASYFVNYFNSIKEQETFGFVDASAENKAVMVEYSSPNTNKPLHLGHIRNNLLGYSVAEIIKASGKKVYKTQIINDRGIHICKSMLAWQRFGNAETPESTGLKGDKLVGNYYVKFDQEYKKEIATLITEGKTEDEAKKEAPILVAAQHMLQKWEAGDKDVVTLWETMNGWVYKGFEETYNNLGVDFDNLYYESQTYLLGKEFVAEGLKSGVFFKKEDGSVWCDLTADGLDEKIVLRSDGTAVYMTQDIGTAIQRVKDYPDVGGMVYTVGNEQEYHFQVLFLIIKKLGFDWAKNLFHLSYGMVDLPSGKMKSREGTVVDADDLIVEMADTAKTISEDLGKLEGYTDQEKTDLYKTIGLGALKYYILKVDPKKRILFDPKDSIDFQGNTGPFIQYTYARIQSILRKAGVDTTVTLSADQVTLEDKERELIKQLQLFPEVIQQAATNHSPALIANYTYDLVKAFNSFYQNVSILGANTQNEIIFRVQLSHAVANTIKNAFSLLGVAVPERM
- a CDS encoding ATP-binding protein; the encoded protein is MQNLLANVVKLCNRGDSITMSNTMNNKKVLLSISHTGVGIDKANQAKLFEDN
- a CDS encoding pyruvate dehydrogenase complex dihydrolipoamide acetyltransferase, which gives rise to MAEIINMPRLSDTMEEGTVAAWLKKVGDKIEEGDILAEIETDKATMEFESFHEGTLLYIGVQEGETTKVDQLLAIIGEEGEDVSALLSGAEDKQEEATEEKEEEASSADEATSESETLPEGVVVVTMPRLSDTMEEGTVATWLKKVGDVVEEGDILAEIETDKATMEFESFQSGTLLYIGLGEGDSAKVDALLAIIGPAGTEVSGIAKSFKASVNDAAKTEESPKTTAVKTETPKQETKTVSAPPVQNTNTATGRIFVSPLAKKMAEEKGIDLVQVKGSGENGRIVKRDIENFTPAAVVAQSSAPVAKFVASGQEDFDEKPNSQMRKAIAKNLAKSKFTAPHYYLNVEFDMDNAMAFRAQYNSIPDTKISFNDMIVKACALALRQHPQVNSQWFDDKMRLNNHVHIGVAVAVEDGLLVPVVKFANEQSLPQIGAAVRDFAGRARKKKLSLDEMEGSTFTISNLGMFGIESFTSIINQPNSAILSVGAIVAKPVVKNGQVVAGNTMKLTLACDHRTVDGATGSQFLQTLKGYIENPVTMLV
- a CDS encoding SDR family NAD(P)-dependent oxidoreductase, which gives rise to MKAKNIIITGTSRGIGFELVHIFANQGHNVLALSRNAQPVNNLHFDNITSFAFDLGNQEDYKKVADFVKDEWKHVDVLINNAGTLLNKPFAETTMEAFETVYRTNVFGVAEMTRTVLPFMNKDGHVVTVSSMGGVQGSMKFAGLSAYSSSKGAVITLTELLAEEYKETGPSFNVLALGAVQTEMLEEAFPGYEAPNTAKQMADYMANFALTGQQLYNGKLLQVSSSTP